GACTGGTGCGTTTCCTGGGCAGATGGAGAACCGCCAGCATTAGTGAAAGGCCGAATTAAATAAGCCATAATAAAAgctcggtattaccaaaacccccatTTCCAACTAAAAAGTtggatagcagggttttgaggggctattgtggggcccaaataatttatgggccgggcccatttacccgtgaggaggccagaggcccaagccgaggaaaactatggcccaagctcggcaGGATAGCCTTGGGATTCAgtcgaggacagttcagtcctcggcagacccaaagtcccaccagaaagaggggtaaaaacggtataggattaaaactaagaagaaaaatctaaaatatctggggaaagctgcccttacggccattcaatgctctgcacctgacagagccgcattctttggcttttacaactacccccaacgactttgggtatgggctgatgggacaagtattagtcttggaaagtttgaccctacacgtggacgaaggacaacgaacacaggccagtataaaagggaaaaataagtGACCTAggaagggggctgggaaaaatggctagAAACCgaagcctcccagcccacctccaggagaaagactccaggggtgaagaaaacttaaccatgtgggaacatcacgaaaaacccaccgtctggtgactaaggcctagccttttaaacccacgctctacaaatgatattgtttgggcctttgtacgtacgaacccaatactgtttaggttcgtcgcaaaatcgagtccttacaattattattataataatcttcttaaaagaatgaaaaatttgaataataaatttgaaacttaaacaTTTTAGTTGTACCAAAATAACTTAGGCAAATATAATGCATAAGaacaatagttaaaaaaatatagaacatttcaaaaaagaataagatcaataaaaaacaccaaaaatgagaaaattatatatttttaaaaatagtcataaatttcttttaaaaattgttttatttttaggaagaacaaattatttacaataaaatttagagaataaatcaTACATTATACTAcatctcaaaataattatatattcccATATTTTACGTGAGTTTGTGACTACGCCGACTAGTAATCTATAAcaatatttctttctcattctcATGTCACGGTTGCAAGGCCTTCTATAAAGTGGTCCTTGTGACATTgaataagaaaaatgataagaaatGAAGTGTGGTTTATATATTTGTTCACAGTCAATGTATATGGCAATAGAAGAGTAAAAGACTATTAATTTTCATATTGTTGCAGATTATCATAGATTGTCCTCATATACAATCATCTTTAACACTTACACCATTTTAACTTCTAATTTGAATGAAGGGGAGGGGgacaaaaaaaaggaacatgACAAACATCTTGGCTTTAATCTAGCTTAGGAACCTATAGCAACAAAACCATGGGTTGCCTAACAGGAAAGCATATCtttaaaggaataaaaaaaaaaaaaaaatccatattaaAAAACTATTGATTAAGTAAATTGTACACTTCTCTAgcaattaatatgaaaaaaaatttcaaaatctttaaaatttaCGTTTGCTTCAAACAAAGTAACTTCCTAGTAGAAGATGAAATTGAATACAGtccaagatatatatatatatatatatatatatatatatattttttttttaattctcattttgtgaaaatgacttgTTTTGACTAATGGGTGTACACAAAAATTTTATGCTTGATAATTTTTTACCTATTGACTATGATCTTTAACCATCAAAGTTAGCCAACAATATTGAAGGGGTGATTAATAACGATAACTAACCAATCACAGAGTCACCTATGATTAAAAATTCTCAAACCATTTCCTCTAATGTTGTTTTTGgatttcctctatttttttttctttccctcaacttgaataaaaaagatattgacTTTCAAGTAAAGGAAGGTGAAAGTTATGAATGTCATAAAAGGATCTATTTACTTCTTaaaaatgacaatattttgagacatGGTGAATTGGAGTAATCCAATATACATCCATCCAACACATGGAAAGGGTATTACGTAATGAACTCAAGCTCAGTGCAAAGAGTAGAGTTGTCAATTTTTTAAGTTCCAAGAAGTAGCTAGACCTCTATATAGAGATCTAATATATATAACCATAGAGGATTCAGCATTAGGGTATGGTGAATGGAATAGATTAGGCACCAAAAATTGTCTAATTTGAAGATCAGCCTCTGTAAAGAAAAATAGCCAATTAATTTAACACATAAtggaattattttctttttctctctttgtgaaaattcaatgggTATTTCAAATAAACTAGCAAAACATAATAaccaatatttaaaattaaaaaaaataaaagtgtagAAACAACCCACAATCAAGATACCAAATttttacgtggaaaacccttcAATGGgaagggaaaaaccacgggACCTAGTCCAGTAAAATCTTCCACTATAGAATAATGTGTTTATAACAATCTTTCTAGAACAAATGCTAGagtctacaaaaaaaaaaagaaaaaaaaaaagaagaagaagaagccattcTTGGattacaacaataacaataacaactagaAAAGATCTCACGAAGTGGGTCCTACCATCCATGCAAATGGAGAGGGATTTCAAGCAACACCAGTCAACACGAGGCTTTCTTTGTCAGGACcaacattttgaaattttatcaaaataggAGTTGACCTTCCAATTTTGGCTTGAAAGTAGCTGGTTTTGTAGAAAAGTTTTCTGAAATCTTCAACTCTAACAAGCAGATCAGAGTTTAATattaatatgaacaaaaaaacaTAAGGGAAAGGGATAATTCAAGAACTGTACAAATAGAGCTAAAATTTAAAGATACACAAAAGCTATGCAGtaaaaatatgttgaaaaatatgaattaaaggTTTGACACTAGACTCTTTGGAAATCATTGGCAATATATATAAGGCAAACAAGTGAAAGCAAAGTGGAGAACAAATCATGAACATTTAGTTGACTTCAAAGTGAAAAAGCAAGCAGACACAGGGAGGTTTGAGAGAGCAAACCAGATTTAAATGATTTTGACCTTGGAGTAGGATGCATCAAAGGTTAATCTTATTCATTGGAACATAAGCAATCTTAGACCATTTTGTGCTAAACTAAAAGGCCTTTAATTTGGGACAATGAAAGATCACcggtatttgtaattttgtgacACAATGACACTTACACCACTAAAGAAGATATTCTCACTATTCAGTTCTGTGATTTTCAAATATGTTACTGTAGCGTGTTCAATGTAGATgaagagtagaaaaaaaattaagccacCCACATATATAAGAGCCTATTTTACACTATCGACATGTTACTAACTGGAGAAAAGACTGATTCTTGTACTTTTCCTTTCATAATACAAAAGAATTACTCTGATTGTAAATTTTAATTGTGTATTGCTGGTAAGAAGAAATTCAAGTGTGACAAAGAGGTTCAAGATGCATTAGGGTTGACAAATTTTATAAGCTCCAATTACAATTTACTTTCTGGATAATCACTaatatcatttatatatttgtacATGACCATGTTTTAGCAAGGAGCAGCTTGCTCTATATAATATAGTCCATTGAAGTACACCTGTAAGGCTGGATCTTTGATAATTAAGCAATTGTTAGAAAAATTGttcaaatgaacaaaaacttaGTGTCATTTGAAGCCTTTTAAACATTTGTGAAATAACAATCAAGTGTATGTATTATTTCAGAACTAGGCAAAGATAATTGTAAGAAAATAACTAACAAAAACACAGTTTCTCATGCATTatattatgaaaagaaaaatgcctTAGTAAAAAGGAGAGATGAAGTACCTCGACTTGTTCCAAATAGATTTGAACTATCCTCCCAGTTGAAAATAACTACAAAATAGCCCTTCAAGAGCATGATGCCCAAATGTTgttaataacttaataaaaGTGAGTATATCAGTGAAGAAATACTAGGTCacttattttcattaaaaaaaaaaaatactagatcacttattttaattaaaatacaatacTAGACCACTTATGAAACACATATATTTGGTATTtggtttcaaagaaaaataaataaagaagtgAGTAGGAAGTCAGCTTGTGAGGTGTTTATCACTTGCTTTCTATGATGTCTGTATTATTTGAATTTAGGCAATCTTAGGACACAAGATACCCTCTCCCTTGGCATATCCTTCTTTTACATGAAGGCAACTAGAAATCAGCAACTTTGGTGAACAGGTTAAGAAATACGGTGTGGCAATAAGGAACAACTAACATATTCCAAAGTGAAACATTAGACAAAAAGGGCATTGGAGAGAGTTTATCTGGATATTCAAAATAAGGGAAATCTTGAAGAACATTGTGCTGAAGTACACCTCTAATTAGGATATGAAGGATAATTGACATCTATAAGTAGTATAAATAATTTAACCTGGAGAAAAGGGAGGAATCTTAGTAGGTATTACTGGAAGAGGTGAAGAAAGCTAGAGGGTAGCCTTCAAATTAGAGTTGAAGTACCTGCAACTATTTGTGCTTAAGTAGATCTCAATTCTCCCGGCTAAAAAATGAGTACCTGAAACTATCCCTACAGACACATCATTCCCAAATTTGTGACTAACTTCAAGGAAGTGGAATATGTTAGAAAAGATAAGCTGATATTTTAGTaatatgatgaaaaaaaaaaaaaagaagttgaagaaGGGAATGAAAGGAAGTCTGTTTTAGATTGACTTACCAGTGAATTTCTATGACAAAATATGAACAATCTTTCTATTTGTATTGTATTTGGACAATCTTGGACCACCCTGgctcttttcaattttcccttGGCACATCCTTTTAATGGGGGACAACAAAAATCTGCAGTTTCCACTATATGGTGAGGCATTATATTTCCTTCCTTATCCTAATAGAGCAAAGTATTAGCACCATTAGTACATAAAATTACTTTAATTCCACAATAGCTAAAGAAATCTTTTACTATGTACAAAGCATGATTCTATGTCATGTTGATTCTAAATAACAATTCAACAGCACTGAACAAGACAAACACAAAAGATTCATGAGTTCACCATTTTATATATTGTGGCCAGGTATATCCATAACATTTGGCAAACTTATTTTCTTCGTGCAAATTTAGGACCACTTGGCTCTTTCCCTTCACACATCCTTCCTTTAGATGGGGACAATAAATGCTTTGCAGTTTCTGCAAAATGGTGAGACATTATGTGGGTACAGATGCATCAAATTTTCGCAATCATAAGTAGTGTATGCAGGATATAAAAgatccttcattttttttttctactaaagCAGAGTATTAGGGCCATCAGtaatagataaattaattttaattccaCAAGTACCAAAAGATCTTTCCGCTATGGTCAAAGCATGatactatttattattatgaattttcACAGCTCAAAGCATGATACTATGCCATgaatattttgaataaattaacaaatatgAGAAACAATGCAGCAGAATAAAACTAGGCAAACACAAAAGATTCATGAGTTCACCATTAAAAATTGTATGTGGACATGTATTAATATCCAAAAACGTTTGGGGAATATATTTTCTCAAGGTAAATATCTAATCAAATCTGCACAGAATGAAAGAGTATATAGTCTTGAACCCAAAGTAAAGAACAATCTTGTCAAAcctttagaaaatgaaaaagtgggAAAATTTTATGTGCTGAAAGTTTCAAATGAAAGTATCACTCTAAAATCAAGAAAGAGAATAAGGGTAAAGCTTCTATCCAGTGCACTAGATGCAAGCCAATCCAAAGAATAATAGTTTCTTCTTGACTTGGCAGGTTAGATGGTTAATTGTATTGCATATTTGCATTATAACAATACCATCTCAAGATATAGATTTCATAAAGCCCAATACCATCTCAAGATATAGCCCCATTTAAGTAACAGCCTAGTACCAACACTAGTCATGCCAGAATAGTATTatgtaaaataaagaaaaaacaatggataaacaattttttctttttgttttgttttattaagtAACAGGTGAGTAAATATTGTGAGAAATGTGAGGGGGAAGAAAAGATTAGAGAAAACCTACTAGCTCTTATGAGTTATGAACTTTCCATTTTCCTGGAGCAGAACACAATGGGTATGCCATCCCCGCTGCTTACACATTATGGTAAAAGTTAAGAGAAAGTTAAAATTCAGGGCAAATTATGTTGATACTTGATTTAAATCAAATGACGTTATCATAtcagataaaaagaagaaaagagtatATAAGGTATGACTAAACTTACCACTCATCACTTTTAATATTTAAACTTACCACTCAGAGTGCCTCCTGTTTGACAATGTTACCACTCATCTGTCTAGGATCAATCTGCGCTACAAACCTTCAATATATTTTCCATCAATTTCAGACCACTCTGTGCTGGTGTGCAAATTGGGGCGAGCTTGTAATCATAGCAGCATTCCTAATTGTTTTAAACTgctttataaaaaacaaaaaacaaaaacaaaaaatgatttatACTATTTTCAAACTAGAGTTTCAAATTATAAACATTGGGCAAGGAAGATATAGCATTTAAAGCTAGACTTACTGCTATGAATTATAATGATCCATCCAAGTATTAGAAGAAAATTTCGGAATATGGGCAATCTTAGACCACTCTGCGCCACTCCCTTTTGCACATCTTTCCTCCAATTTGGGGCATTGAAAAATGGATAGTTGTTCTAGTTTGATGAGACGTCGCATGGCTTGCGTTTTAGGCAGATACATCAGGTTCTTgcaattataaatatatagcTCTTGAATAGAAGAAAGGTTGCCTAACCAGTCAGGCAAAGAGATGATTTCACCAAATTCAGATATTTCTAGAATTTGAAGGGCAGTGAAGTATTTAATTGCCTCTGGGAGAGAGTTGAGACTATCCCATCCATACAAATGTAATCTTTGAAGGGGCGCATGTGAGTGTCGGATGGAATTGAGACTTGGGAAAGAATTTAACTCCTGACAAAAGTCACCGATCCACAAACACTTGAAGCGGGTGAGGCACTCTAATCCATCTGGCACACACCTCATATTTTGGCATCGGCGAATACCTAATTGGGTAAGAGAACGAAGTTGACGTATATCTGGAATTGATATCAGATTATGACAACCAGAAATTCTTAGTTGGGTAAGAGAAGACAATTCTTTTAGATCTGGAATCAATACCAAATCAGAACAATCACAAATATCTAATCCGGTAAGAGAAGGCAATTCTTTTAAATCTGGAATTGATTTCAATTTAGAACAACTCCTAATTTCTAATCGGGTAAGAGAAGGCAAGTCTTTCAAATCTGGAATCGATATCAGATTAGGGCAACTGTCAATTTCTAAAAGGATAAGAGAATGCAAATTTCGTAGATCTGGAATTGATATCAGATGAGGGCAATTGCATATAATCAAATATTGAAGAGACATACAGGATTGTAGCCCAGTTGGTAGAACTACATCACCACAGCATATCCGCAAGTGTTGAAGAAGGGATGCGATACCTTGTATACTTGGAAAGGACCTCAGGTTATGACAGCGATATACCTCAATATCCTCAAGGCAATGAAGGTTGTGCAGTGCATCTGGCAATGTACTCAGTTTGTGACAGCCATGTATAGAGAGTGATCGGAGAGAGGTGCAGATGGGCCATACATGCTCATGTGGCAAGATTGACTCCAAATCAGCACAATAACATATATTCAAATCCATGAGACttgtatttttttgcaaaaaatgcTGTGGCAGACAAGCAAGTTCTGAAACTTTCTGAATCTGGATGGATGTGAGTGTGGTAAGCTCGCTAATAATCTTTTCAAATGCTAGGCCTCTGATTTCGTAAATAATTAATTCCTTAATAGACGGAAAATGACGTGGAGCACTTGTTAGTTTCCAGCATTCCCAAACCTTCAATTTCTTAAGGCGAGGAAATATCATTCCCATTTCTGCTGTTGGTTCCGTCCATTCTACTAGATTATCCATGCCCTCCAAAACAAGTGTTTCCAAAGCAGGGAACAACACGGTGCTGCCACTGCCACTGCCACCTCTACTATTACTTGATCCCTCACCATCAAAACTGCTGTAAAATTCAGTTCCTATGCATCTCACGTTAACCATTCTCATTATTTCAAGAACTTTGAGACTGGGTAAATGTCCAAGTGTAGGAATTTTTTCACACTTCCTACAGGAGTTTAAGCGAATCTCCAATAGATGATCGAAAAGTAACAAGCCACCCCTAATATTATCACTCCCCAATAGCCACGAAGGGAACTTCTCACCATTGAAATTATCTATCTCTAAGCTTTTCAAATTTGGGTGAGGCTGATGGCCTTCCATTACATCCTCGTCATTGCTGTTGCCTTCCCCTCTATAACAACTCCAATAGAATCCCAATTTGTGTACTTTTGACTTTACCGCTAAATTTGCAGTTTTggcttcttctttatctttcaCATGCTCTAGATTGTGAATACGTAATTCTCCTCTAAGTTGGCTTAAGCATCCCACTTCTTCAATTTGACCACCAACGTCTTGACCAATGTGAAAGAAAGGCAATGTTTGAAGGCAAGTCAACCGGCCCAAATCAATCGGCAATTTCATTCCGTACCAATGAAGAAAGTCAAAGCTATTGGAATTGTCAATGTCAATATGTCTCAAGTTAATCAAGTTTCGTAGATCTTTTGGAAGCTCTTTGAGAAAACGACAATTCTTGATTACTAGAGTTTGCAAGTTGTAGAGGACGGTAACAGAATTGGGTATTAATTTGATGTAGGTGTCCTCGATGCGAAGAAGCCTTAAATGTCTCAACTTACCAATGGAGTTGGATAGCTCTTTTATACATGACCCAGATAACGATAGACCACGTACACATTTAAACTCCAATAACTTGTCGCCAAGATCAacacaattcaaaaaaattgtgcGTAACCTACCCATGCCATCTTTAGATAATGGGATTGCATGTGTCGTATGGTCATTAGATTTAAGAGATAAACGTCGAATATGAGAGGCATCAATGTCATCCCCCAAATTTCCTTCCAAATGCAAGGTTTCTCCTTCCGAAATTGAGAGCGCAAGATCGTGCACAAGATCATGCATTTTGCACCTTGTAATATCACCACAAAAATCCTTTTCTGGATCTTGAAATAAGGAGTTTGCCAATAACAAATCAAAATACTTGTTGCCAATATCCTCCATCTCCAAAAAACATCTTTTAGATGTTTGAAGGAATCCTTCAGCCATCCAGAGTTGAACTAGTAGTTTCTTTTCAATAACAAAATCCTTGGGAAAAATTGAACAATATGCAAAACATTGTTTTAGAAATGGTGTTGGGAGATGATCAAAGCTTAACTTTAATATTGGAAAGACTCCATTATTGTCCTCCATTGAATCCCAAGTTTTACTATTTTGAATCGCTAGCCATTCACTTTTATCCTCTTTGAACCGCATCATTCCTCCTAAAACTTTTGCAGCCAGTGGATTCCCTCCACATCTTTTAGCGATCTTTCTTCCAATATCCTCCAAATCTGGAGTTACTGGAATTCTTTCATTTgcaaatgcctttttttttaaatagtaaccAACATTCATCTTCTAatagtttttccaatt
The Quercus lobata isolate SW786 chromosome 10, ValleyOak3.0 Primary Assembly, whole genome shotgun sequence DNA segment above includes these coding regions:
- the LOC115964151 gene encoding putative disease resistance protein At3g14460, giving the protein MEDNNGVFPILKLSFDHLPTPFLKQCFAYCSIFPKDFVIEKKLLVQLWMAEGFLQTSKRCFLEMEDIGNKYFDLLLANSLFQDPEKDFCGDITRCKMHDLVHDLALSISEGETLHLEGNLGDDIDASHIRRLSLKSNDHTTHAIPLSKDGMGRLRTIFLNCVDLGDKLLEFKCVRGLSLSGSCIKELSNSIGKLRHLRLLRIEDTYIKLIPNSVTVLYNLQTLVIKNCRFLKELPKDLRNLINLRHIDIDNSNSFDFLHWYGMKLPIDLGRLTCLQTLPFFHIGQDVGGQIEEVGCLSQLRGELRIHNLEHVKDKEEAKTANLAVKSKVHKLGFYWSCYRGEGNSNDEDVMEGHQPHPNLKSLEIDNFNGEKFPSWLLGSDNIRGGLLLFDHLLEIRLNSCRKCEKIPTLGHLPSLKVLEIMRMVNVRCIGTEFYSSFDGEGSSNSRGGSGSGSTVLFPALETLVLEGMDNLVEWTEPTAEMGMIFPRLKKLKVWECWKLTSAPRHFPSIKELIIYEIRGLAFEKIISELTTLTSIQIQKVSELACLPQHFLQKNTSLMDLNICYCADLESILPHEHVWPICTSLRSLSIHGCHKLSTLPDALHNLHCLEDIEVYRCHNLRSFPSIQGIASLLQHLRICCGDVVLPTGLQSCMSLQYLIICNCPHLISIPDLRNLHSLILLEIDSCPNLISIPDLKDLPSLTRLEIRSCSKLKSIPDLKELPSLTGLDICDCSDLVLIPDLKELSSLTQLRISGCHNLISIPDIRQLRSLTQLGIRRCQNMRCVPDGLECLTRFKCLWIGDFCQELNSFPSLNSIRHSHAPLQRLHLYGWDSLNSLPEAIKYFTALQILEISEFGEIISLPDWLGNLSSIQELYIYNCKNLMYLPKTQAMRRLIKLEQLSIFQCPKLEERCAKGSGAEWSKIAHIPKFSSNTWMDHYNS